A DNA window from Mus pahari chromosome 13, PAHARI_EIJ_v1.1, whole genome shotgun sequence contains the following coding sequences:
- the Fgfbp1 gene encoding fibroblast growth factor-binding protein 1, translating into MRLHSLILLAFLLLATQALSEKVRKRAKIAPHSPAEEGVEAPSLGKAHKKQRSRTSKSMTHGKFVTKDQATCRWAATEEEQGISLKVQCTQAEQEFSCVFAGDPTECLKHDKDQTYWRQVARMLRKQKNICGNAKNVLKTRVCRKKFPESNLKLVNPSAGGNVKPRKEKAEVAAREHNKVQAAVATEPNKVKEDITLSPAAPQTVAIKDPECLEDPDVLTQRKTALEFCGESWSSICAFFLNMLQATSC; encoded by the coding sequence ATGAGACTGCACAGCCTCATCCTGCTCGCCTTCCTTCTCCTGGCTACTCAGGCGCTCTCAGAAAAGGTCAGAAAGAGAGCCAAGATTGCACCACACAGCCCAGCAGAGGAGGGGGTAGAGGCTCCCTCCTTGGGGAAGGCCcacaagaagcagagaagcaggacATCGAAATCTATGACCCATGGCAAGTTTGTCACCAAAGACCAAGCCACATGCAGATGGGCTGCGACTGAGGAGGAGCAGGGCATCAGCCTGAAGGTCCAGTGCACACAAGCCGAGCAggagttttcttgtgtttttgctGGTGACCCAACCGAGTGCCTTAAACATGACAAAGACCAGACCTACTGGAGACAGGTTGCCCGCATGCTGCgcaaacagaaaaatatctgCGGGAACGCCAAGAATGTCCTGAAGACCAGGGTATGCAGAAAGAAATTTCCAGAGTCTAACCTCAAGCTGGTAAACCCCAGTGCAGGTGGAAACGTGAAGCCCAGGAAGGAAAAAGCAGAGGTCGCCGCGAGGGAACACAACAAGGTCCAAGCAGCTGTCGCCACGGAGCCGAACAAGGTCAAAGAGGACATCACTCTCAGTCCAGCTGCCCCCCAGACCGTGGCCATCAAAGATCCAGAGTGTCTAGAGGATCCAGATGTGCTCACCCAGAGGAAGACCGCCCTGGAGTTCTGTGGGGAATCTTGGAGCTCTATCTGCGCGTTCTTCCTCAACATGTTACAGGCTACGTCATGCTAA